One window of Brachybacterium ginsengisoli genomic DNA carries:
- a CDS encoding ABC transporter permease: MSIGAREPVAPEIATVAAATGATTADDAAERTPARPAVPLRRTRWQRMKREWQMYVFIVPGVLFFLLFAYVPLAGNVVAFQDFSAFRGILGSQWVGLANFANLFTDDEVLRALGNTLIISLLQIAFAFPAPIILALFLNSLLGERIKRVIQTVVYLPHFISWVIVIAIWQKILGGAGPVAQLFEAVGIHGVNIMTNPDTFKILLVSQVIWKDVGWGTIIFFAAISSIPTELYESAATDGAGSWRRMWHITLPGLVPVISLLLILTVGNVLTVGFEQLLLQQPAVGANAAQVLDTFVYFRGIAGGDWGLSAAAGLLKGVIATVLVIAANRIAKRLGTGGIF, encoded by the coding sequence ATGAGCATCGGAGCACGGGAGCCGGTGGCCCCCGAGATCGCGACGGTCGCCGCCGCCACCGGCGCGACCACGGCCGACGACGCCGCGGAGCGAACCCCGGCCCGGCCCGCCGTGCCCCTGCGCCGGACCCGCTGGCAGCGGATGAAGCGCGAGTGGCAGATGTACGTGTTCATCGTGCCCGGCGTGCTGTTCTTCCTGCTCTTCGCCTACGTGCCGCTGGCCGGCAATGTCGTGGCCTTCCAGGACTTCTCCGCCTTCCGCGGCATCCTCGGCTCCCAGTGGGTGGGCCTGGCGAACTTCGCGAACCTGTTCACCGACGACGAGGTGCTGCGGGCGCTCGGCAACACGCTGATCATCTCGCTGCTGCAGATCGCGTTCGCGTTCCCCGCCCCGATCATCCTGGCGCTGTTCCTGAACTCGCTGCTCGGGGAGCGGATCAAGCGGGTCATCCAGACCGTCGTCTACCTTCCGCACTTCATCTCCTGGGTCATCGTCATCGCGATCTGGCAGAAGATCCTCGGCGGCGCCGGGCCGGTGGCCCAGCTGTTCGAGGCCGTCGGCATCCACGGCGTGAACATCATGACCAATCCGGATACCTTCAAGATCCTCCTGGTCAGCCAGGTGATCTGGAAGGACGTCGGCTGGGGGACCATCATCTTCTTCGCCGCCATCTCTTCGATCCCCACGGAGCTGTACGAATCCGCCGCGACCGACGGCGCCGGCTCCTGGCGCCGCATGTGGCACATCACCCTGCCGGGCCTGGTGCCGGTCATCTCCCTGCTGCTGATCCTCACCGTCGGGAACGTGCTGACCGTCGGCTTCGAACAGCTCCTGCTGCAGCAGCCGGCCGTCGGGGCGAACGCCGCCCAGGTGCTCGACACCTTCGTCTACTTCCGCGGCATCGCCGGCGGCGACTGGGGGCTCTCGGCCGCGGCCGGGCTGCTTAAGGGCGTCATCGCGACCGTCCTGGTCATCGCCGCGAACCGCATCGCCAAGCGTCTCGGAACCGGAGGCATCTTCTGA
- a CDS encoding glycoside hydrolase family 5 protein produces the protein MTIDEAATAAAAPTPGPVPADPSQRFHRREGDRLVAPEGALAFRRGMGLGGWLLPEGYMWDLPTPVDSPRRIEQLVLDMVGEASAAEFWTEYRRRFITAGDIAAIAAAGFDHVRLPLNSRVIFDGRDLLADGIAHVDDTIAWCREAGISCVLDLHGAPGGQTGENIDDSPRRLPELFTDPDAYAQGLRLWRLLAERYADEPVVSAYDLLNEPLPEKRSELVPRLADFYRDAIAEIRAVDPHHLLSVEGWNWATRFEGIDRVWDENSCLHFHKYWSETTTESLRGVLELRERLGLPLWMGESGENEDGWYAAAFGLFEQHEIPWTFWTWKKIDRPTSPIVITPPRRWGEVIDHAAGRGPVPPRAQEILAELLDALPLAACTIRGGALDALPGISSRGPSTVGSQDPADRQNPTDPQHPTDQEGAER, from the coding sequence ATGACGATCGACGAGGCGGCGACGGCCGCGGCCGCACCAACCCCGGGACCGGTCCCGGCCGACCCCTCGCAGCGGTTCCACCGCCGCGAGGGTGATCGGCTGGTGGCGCCCGAGGGCGCCCTCGCCTTCCGGCGAGGGATGGGGCTCGGGGGCTGGCTGCTGCCCGAGGGCTACATGTGGGACCTCCCCACCCCCGTCGACTCCCCGCGCCGCATCGAGCAGCTCGTCCTGGACATGGTCGGCGAGGCCTCCGCGGCGGAGTTCTGGACCGAGTACCGCCGACGCTTCATCACCGCCGGGGACATCGCCGCGATCGCGGCGGCCGGATTCGACCACGTGCGCCTCCCGCTGAACTCCCGGGTGATCTTCGACGGCCGGGACCTGCTCGCGGACGGCATCGCCCACGTCGACGACACCATCGCCTGGTGCCGGGAGGCCGGGATCAGCTGCGTCCTGGACCTCCACGGCGCTCCCGGCGGCCAGACCGGGGAGAACATCGACGACTCCCCGCGCCGCCTGCCCGAGCTGTTCACCGACCCGGACGCCTACGCCCAGGGCCTGCGGCTGTGGCGCCTGCTCGCCGAGCGCTACGCCGACGAGCCCGTGGTCTCGGCGTACGACCTGCTCAACGAGCCGCTGCCGGAGAAGCGGTCCGAGCTCGTGCCCCGACTGGCGGACTTCTACCGGGACGCGATCGCGGAGATCCGGGCCGTCGACCCCCACCACCTACTCTCCGTCGAGGGCTGGAACTGGGCCACCCGCTTCGAGGGGATCGACCGGGTGTGGGACGAGAACTCCTGCCTGCACTTCCACAAGTACTGGTCCGAGACCACCACCGAGAGCCTGCGGGGAGTGCTGGAGCTGCGCGAGCGACTCGGCCTGCCCCTGTGGATGGGGGAGAGCGGCGAGAACGAGGACGGCTGGTACGCGGCCGCCTTCGGCCTCTTCGAGCAGCACGAGATCCCCTGGACCTTCTGGACCTGGAAGAAGATCGATCGGCCCACTTCGCCGATCGTGATCACCCCGCCGCGCCGCTGGGGAGAGGTGATCGACCACGCCGCCGGGCGCGGCCCGGTCCCGCCCCGGGCCCAGGAGATCCTCGCGGAGCTCCTGGACGCCCTGCCCCTGGCCGCCTGCACGATCCGCGGCGGCGCGCTGGACGCCCTGCCCGGCATCTCCTCGCGCGGCCCATCGACCGTCGGTTCGCAGGACCCCGCCGATCGTCAGAACCCCACCGACCCGCAGCACCCCACCGATCAGGAAGGAGCCGAGCGATGA
- a CDS encoding TetR/AcrR family transcriptional regulator, protein MASSAQDPGDASLGPRARRSALRRQEILESAARTIGSRGYAGATLAAIAEDVGISAPSLLHHFRNKESLLTELLAVRDQLSRGDGETSFDAGGEARLEHLVETAELNARDRGLTQLYAVLLGESITEGHPARTYFRDRFRGLRAPVRDALLTAVADPSIPEQEVLETAAAIVAVMDGVQYQFLLEPDAVDMAAVTRRAVRALLADLRARGGADV, encoded by the coding sequence ATGGCTTCCAGCGCTCAGGACCCCGGTGACGCGTCGCTGGGCCCGCGCGCCCGGCGGTCGGCTCTCCGGCGCCAGGAGATCCTCGAGTCGGCGGCCCGGACCATCGGGAGCCGCGGCTACGCCGGGGCGACGCTCGCCGCGATCGCGGAGGACGTCGGCATCTCCGCACCGAGCCTCCTGCACCACTTCCGGAACAAGGAGTCCCTGCTCACGGAGCTGCTGGCTGTCCGCGACCAGCTCTCGCGCGGGGATGGCGAGACGTCCTTCGACGCCGGCGGCGAGGCCCGGCTGGAGCATCTGGTGGAGACCGCCGAGCTCAACGCCCGCGACCGGGGACTCACCCAGCTGTACGCCGTGCTCCTCGGCGAGTCGATCACCGAGGGCCACCCCGCCCGGACGTACTTCCGCGACCGCTTCCGCGGCCTGCGCGCCCCGGTGCGCGACGCGCTGCTCACCGCGGTCGCCGACCCGAGCATCCCCGAGCAGGAGGTCCTGGAGACGGCCGCCGCGATCGTCGCGGTCATGGACGGCGTCCAGTACCAGTTCCTCCTCGAGCCCGACGCGGTGGACATGGCCGCGGTGACCCGACGCGCCGTGCGCGCCCTCCTGGCCGATCTGAGGGCGCGCGGCGGCGCCGACGTCTGA
- a CDS encoding extracellular solute-binding protein: protein MTTSHIPSFRPSRRSALGLGATALAVTGLAACGGGTGGGASGGFEDQELQLPTYVEPPVPDGGIASEVEGMPMIFTSPVAEYFTSVEEPPGSGEAVTTFQVLWGAPPRPREQNDYWQQLEERLNVTFTPTLTASDGYNDKFSTTIASGKVPDLSFVQDTDAIGQRALADGAFADLTETLSGDKVLQWPNLANVSSNAWKVSSKNGHIYGVPNENPYLTNFPLVRGDLMRLAGHDSMGSTAEEWLQVMSDIAGLRQAHGKQIWGMATIAGKEQAMFEWMFRAGTTWQLDDAGKVVNVLMTDAFEQVMEFEKKVWDAGVIHPDGIGGELGDLFIAGQLALTVDSFNGFFGNPMIGQVIESTPEAEPEFFVPPAVDGGDLVIQRDDGYWGIVAISAEAAQDEARLHELLGVINYWRAPFGSQEALFIGSGSEGVNYEFGPDHEVVGLGDEQADADRAALQWLGAFNSPIYSIRSTLEDYVENFRTTMESLIAATVPNPIAGIVAPSAATLNAKLDSLNEDYRNGFITGRRPLSEMAAYREAWLKGGGQTLCDEYTEALDSAS, encoded by the coding sequence ATGACCACGAGTCACATCCCCAGCTTCCGTCCGTCCCGTCGCAGCGCCCTCGGCCTCGGCGCCACCGCGCTCGCCGTCACCGGTCTGGCCGCCTGCGGCGGCGGCACCGGCGGCGGCGCCTCCGGCGGGTTCGAGGATCAGGAGCTCCAGCTGCCGACCTACGTCGAGCCGCCCGTCCCCGACGGTGGGATCGCCTCCGAGGTCGAGGGCATGCCGATGATCTTCACGTCCCCGGTCGCCGAGTACTTCACCTCCGTCGAGGAGCCGCCGGGCAGCGGCGAGGCGGTGACCACCTTCCAGGTCCTCTGGGGCGCTCCGCCGCGACCGCGCGAGCAGAACGACTACTGGCAGCAGCTCGAGGAGCGGCTCAACGTCACCTTCACCCCCACGCTCACCGCGTCCGACGGCTACAACGACAAGTTCTCCACCACCATCGCCTCCGGGAAGGTGCCGGACCTGTCCTTCGTGCAGGACACCGACGCGATCGGCCAGCGGGCCCTCGCCGACGGCGCCTTCGCGGACCTCACCGAGACCCTCTCCGGGGACAAGGTGCTCCAGTGGCCGAACCTCGCCAACGTCTCCAGCAACGCCTGGAAGGTCTCCTCGAAGAACGGGCACATCTACGGGGTGCCCAACGAGAACCCCTACCTCACGAACTTCCCGCTGGTCCGCGGCGACCTGATGCGCCTGGCAGGGCACGACTCCATGGGCTCCACGGCCGAGGAGTGGCTGCAGGTGATGAGCGACATCGCCGGGCTCCGCCAGGCGCACGGCAAGCAGATCTGGGGCATGGCGACCATCGCGGGCAAGGAGCAGGCGATGTTCGAGTGGATGTTCCGCGCCGGCACCACCTGGCAGCTCGACGACGCCGGCAAGGTGGTCAACGTGCTGATGACCGACGCCTTCGAGCAGGTCATGGAGTTCGAGAAGAAGGTCTGGGACGCCGGGGTGATCCACCCCGACGGCATCGGCGGGGAGCTCGGCGACCTGTTCATCGCCGGGCAGCTCGCCCTGACGGTCGACTCCTTCAACGGCTTCTTCGGCAACCCGATGATCGGCCAGGTGATCGAGTCGACGCCCGAGGCCGAGCCCGAGTTCTTCGTGCCGCCGGCCGTCGACGGCGGCGACCTCGTCATCCAGCGCGACGACGGCTACTGGGGCATCGTCGCGATCTCCGCGGAGGCCGCCCAGGACGAGGCGCGGCTGCACGAGCTGCTCGGCGTCATCAACTACTGGCGCGCCCCCTTCGGATCCCAGGAGGCGCTGTTCATCGGCTCAGGCTCCGAGGGCGTGAACTACGAGTTCGGTCCGGACCACGAGGTCGTCGGGCTCGGCGACGAGCAGGCCGACGCGGACCGCGCCGCGCTGCAGTGGCTCGGCGCCTTCAACTCGCCGATCTACTCGATCCGCTCCACCCTCGAGGACTACGTCGAGAACTTCCGGACCACGATGGAGTCCCTGATCGCCGCCACGGTGCCGAACCCGATCGCCGGCATCGTCGCGCCCAGTGCCGCGACGCTCAACGCGAAGCTGGACTCGCTGAACGAGGACTACCGCAACGGCTTCATCACCGGCCGTCGCCCGCTCAGCGAGATGGCGGCCTACCGGGAGGCATGGCTCAAGGGCGGTGGCCAGACGCTCTGCGACGAGTACACCGAAGCCCTCGACTCGGCGTCCTGA
- a CDS encoding glycoside hydrolase family 30 protein yields the protein MTLDPTRRTLLATAGAALGTAAGAGLLTAPAVADDTPRAAVGPAAPSSGAGRDWMHMLAQHHRVDRSGGVVATQGERELVWEAVPAADGPGDAVVEVDTSAPGHPLAGFGPALTHSAAWLLLEMPAQRRRTLLREMFSPTGPLRLTALRIPVGTSDFAPEDVDPVYYTFADEQGPDGDPLAGFSIARDEQTILPVLREIVEIARDLTVVLSPWSAPAWMKTSGSLIGGHLLDDEATRRTWATYLARAARDYEAAVPGLSVHAVTVQNEPLHETAAYPCMGMTPEVQAEVILHLLEELGARGLSSTALCYDHNWDRVDYPMDVLDALASHGVEGVGAAFHAYAGEAAAVDPLHEAHPGAEIWFTEQSGTQDPAKSYEGDFADGIWWMSNTLFLPALRHHHRGVILFNLLLDQDGGPGPDSFTNGTGLFQIDRATGELTPNAELYVMAHISRFVPAGTPTVASSSSTDLPTVACLRADGSVVVVLHNNAEARSITVRAGDRELTAELPGWTLATYVLTARHRVR from the coding sequence ATGACCCTCGATCCCACCCGCCGCACGCTCCTCGCGACCGCCGGCGCGGCCCTCGGCACCGCCGCCGGGGCCGGACTCCTCACCGCACCGGCGGTCGCCGACGACACGCCCCGCGCCGCCGTCGGCCCCGCCGCCCCGTCTTCCGGCGCGGGCCGGGACTGGATGCACATGCTCGCCCAGCATCACCGCGTGGACCGCTCCGGCGGCGTGGTCGCCACCCAGGGCGAGCGCGAGCTCGTCTGGGAGGCGGTGCCGGCGGCCGACGGCCCGGGTGACGCCGTCGTCGAGGTGGACACCTCCGCGCCGGGCCACCCGCTCGCGGGCTTCGGCCCCGCGCTCACCCACTCTGCCGCCTGGCTGCTCCTGGAGATGCCGGCCCAGCGGCGCCGCACCCTGCTGCGGGAGATGTTCTCCCCCACCGGTCCGCTGCGCCTGACGGCGCTGCGGATCCCGGTCGGGACCAGCGACTTCGCCCCAGAGGATGTCGACCCGGTGTACTACACCTTCGCCGACGAGCAGGGGCCCGACGGCGACCCTCTGGCGGGGTTCAGCATCGCCCGCGACGAGCAGACGATCCTCCCGGTGCTGCGCGAGATCGTCGAGATCGCGCGCGACCTGACCGTCGTCCTGTCCCCCTGGTCGGCGCCGGCCTGGATGAAGACGAGCGGCTCCCTGATCGGCGGGCACCTCCTGGACGACGAGGCCACCCGCAGGACCTGGGCGACCTATCTCGCCCGAGCCGCCCGGGACTACGAGGCGGCCGTTCCGGGCCTCTCCGTGCATGCCGTCACGGTGCAGAACGAGCCGCTCCACGAGACCGCCGCCTACCCGTGCATGGGGATGACGCCGGAGGTCCAGGCGGAGGTGATCCTGCATCTGCTCGAGGAGCTGGGCGCTCGCGGGCTCTCCTCGACGGCGCTCTGCTACGACCACAACTGGGACCGCGTGGACTACCCGATGGACGTGCTGGACGCCCTGGCCTCGCACGGCGTCGAGGGCGTGGGCGCCGCCTTCCACGCCTACGCCGGCGAGGCCGCCGCGGTCGATCCGCTCCACGAGGCGCATCCGGGAGCGGAGATCTGGTTCACCGAGCAGAGCGGCACGCAGGACCCGGCCAAGAGCTACGAGGGCGACTTCGCCGACGGGATCTGGTGGATGTCCAACACGCTGTTCCTGCCGGCGCTGCGGCACCATCACCGCGGGGTGATCCTGTTCAACCTGCTGCTCGACCAGGACGGCGGGCCGGGGCCGGACTCCTTCACCAACGGGACAGGGCTGTTCCAGATCGATCGCGCCACCGGGGAGCTGACCCCGAACGCGGAGCTGTACGTGATGGCGCACATCAGCCGCTTCGTCCCCGCCGGGACGCCGACGGTCGCCTCGAGCTCCTCGACGGACCTCCCCACGGTCGCCTGTCTCCGGGCGGACGGATCGGTCGTCGTGGTGCTGCACAACAACGCCGAGGCGCGATCGATCACGGTGCGCGCAGGGGATCGTGAGCTGACGGCGGAGCTGCCGGGATGGACCCTCGCGACCTACGTGCTCACCGCGCGGCACCGGGTCCGCTGA
- a CDS encoding extracellular solute-binding protein, translating to MSTIDRRTLLAAGAAAATATTALAACGSNSSGGSADGPLQFVGSGDANQGGGYAAMVKKYKEETGVDIEIVDVPYDDLATKVSNAAKANDLPAIARMPSLDPAWLDRTVDLADIVKEVKPVDGMYAADADGKIPSLPSDLTAVGMFLNKDLWDKAGVSYPTSFEDKVWTWDEFVEAATEVREATGVKFSMAMDRSSHRLNSFLYQFGSEGIALSDDMTSYSANDETAPALEYFVGLNDDKFMPRSVWLSEDDPNAMFKTGQVAAYYSGSWQIADFAANITDFEWVSVPMPAQPEQATNFGTAGVVVVFEGTGQEDKALDFVRWLYSAKNYAEISRISGFLPAVQDIEVTYDTRAEDFALYNEAIAATPAFVKTQKANELKLQASGEAAPVDGDPLRDGIVKVINGETTVDEALTSAVEQLNESLA from the coding sequence ATGTCCACGATCGATCGTCGTACCCTGCTCGCCGCCGGCGCCGCCGCGGCCACCGCCACCACCGCCCTGGCGGCCTGCGGCTCGAACTCCTCCGGTGGCTCCGCCGACGGCCCGCTGCAGTTCGTCGGCTCGGGCGACGCCAACCAGGGCGGCGGCTACGCCGCCATGGTCAAGAAGTACAAGGAGGAGACCGGGGTGGACATCGAGATCGTCGATGTTCCCTACGATGACCTGGCCACCAAGGTCTCCAACGCCGCGAAGGCGAACGATCTCCCGGCGATCGCCCGGATGCCCTCCCTGGACCCGGCTTGGCTGGACCGCACCGTCGACCTCGCCGACATCGTCAAGGAGGTCAAGCCCGTCGACGGGATGTACGCGGCGGACGCAGACGGCAAGATCCCCTCGCTCCCCAGCGACCTCACGGCCGTCGGCATGTTCCTCAACAAGGACCTGTGGGACAAGGCCGGGGTCTCCTACCCCACCTCCTTCGAGGACAAGGTCTGGACATGGGACGAGTTCGTGGAGGCCGCCACGGAGGTGCGTGAGGCCACCGGCGTGAAGTTCTCGATGGCCATGGACCGCAGCTCGCACCGCCTGAACTCGTTCCTGTACCAGTTCGGCTCCGAGGGCATCGCGCTCTCGGACGACATGACCTCCTACTCCGCGAACGATGAGACCGCCCCGGCGCTCGAGTACTTCGTGGGCCTGAACGACGACAAGTTCATGCCGCGCAGCGTGTGGCTCTCGGAGGACGATCCGAACGCGATGTTCAAGACCGGCCAGGTCGCCGCCTACTACTCGGGCTCCTGGCAGATCGCGGACTTCGCCGCCAACATCACCGACTTCGAGTGGGTCAGCGTGCCCATGCCGGCCCAGCCCGAGCAGGCCACGAACTTCGGCACCGCCGGCGTGGTGGTCGTGTTCGAGGGCACCGGCCAGGAGGACAAGGCGCTCGACTTCGTGCGCTGGCTCTACAGCGCGAAGAACTACGCCGAGATCTCCCGCATCTCCGGGTTCCTCCCCGCCGTGCAGGACATCGAGGTCACCTACGACACCCGCGCGGAGGACTTCGCCCTGTACAACGAGGCGATCGCCGCCACCCCGGCCTTCGTCAAGACGCAGAAGGCCAACGAGCTGAAGCTGCAGGCCTCCGGAGAGGCCGCCCCCGTGGACGGCGATCCGCTGCGCGACGGCATCGTCAAGGTGATCAACGGCGAGACCACCGTGGACGAGGCGCTCACCAGCGCCGTGGAGCAGCTCAACGAGAGCCTCGCCTGA
- a CDS encoding carbohydrate ABC transporter permease gives MVATAPAPPAPAAPAGRPRTSALRERRRRGLVAAVFLLPAFVLFVLFFLGPAGLGLAYSFTDYRGYGTPEFVGLENYLTLFADSDFYSSLWRTALYTVVSVPFGYLLTLLISALLVSRETKGAALAQVIFFFPWLISPIVTGVIWRWMFGENFGLINYLLTLVGASPAQWASNPNLALSVVILAGSWGGTAFSMLLFMAALRNIPTSYLEAASLDGAGSITRFVRITWPLLRPTSFLVILLGTIGAMKEFAMIQALNGGGPGTSNVLVVQYIYKTGFEQSKIGFASAASMVLMVILLLIALIQTRFDRSDLS, from the coding sequence ATGGTCGCCACCGCCCCCGCTCCCCCAGCCCCCGCCGCTCCCGCAGGGCGTCCGCGCACGAGCGCCCTGCGGGAGCGGCGGCGCCGCGGCCTCGTCGCCGCCGTCTTCCTCCTGCCAGCGTTCGTGCTCTTCGTGCTGTTCTTCCTGGGCCCCGCCGGCCTGGGACTCGCGTACTCGTTCACCGACTACCGCGGCTACGGCACCCCGGAGTTCGTGGGCCTGGAGAACTACCTGACGCTGTTCGCCGACTCGGACTTCTACTCGAGCCTGTGGCGCACCGCGCTGTACACGGTCGTCTCGGTGCCCTTCGGCTACCTGCTGACCCTGCTGATCAGCGCGCTGCTGGTGAGCCGGGAGACCAAGGGCGCCGCCCTCGCCCAGGTGATCTTCTTCTTCCCCTGGCTGATCTCCCCCATCGTCACCGGCGTGATCTGGAGGTGGATGTTCGGCGAGAACTTCGGCCTGATCAACTACCTGCTCACGCTCGTGGGGGCCTCCCCCGCGCAGTGGGCCTCGAACCCGAACCTCGCCCTGTCCGTGGTGATCCTCGCCGGCTCCTGGGGCGGCACCGCATTCTCGATGCTGCTGTTCATGGCCGCGCTGCGGAACATCCCCACCTCGTACCTCGAGGCGGCATCCCTCGACGGCGCCGGCTCGATCACCCGCTTCGTGCGGATCACCTGGCCGCTGCTGCGCCCCACCTCGTTCCTGGTGATCCTGCTGGGCACGATCGGCGCGATGAAGGAGTTCGCGATGATCCAGGCGCTCAACGGCGGCGGCCCGGGCACCTCGAACGTCCTCGTCGTCCAGTACATCTACAAGACCGGCTTCGAGCAGTCCAAGATCGGCTTCGCGAGCGCCGCATCCATGGTCCTCATGGTGATCCTGCTGCTCATCGCGCTCATCCAGACGCGCTTCGACAGGAGTGACCTCTCGTGA